One part of the Lotus japonicus ecotype B-129 chromosome 2, LjGifu_v1.2 genome encodes these proteins:
- the LOC130738794 gene encoding uncharacterized protein LOC130738794, with protein sequence MDPNNHHYNTQNSSSYPISNQNPNNYEDPNQFSYPRPQNPTNYQVPHQFSNQRPQNPNYFQVPHQFSNQHPQNPNYYPDPNQYSNQSSFVPNFHPSYGSVRYPSQTPQSSGYMPMVRANFPSVDGPEFPEFSTQVNLGDGSADNEVNEVTPKSKKTHAPAWNTAQNMVLISGWINCGTSSVVGKNQKGETFWRDIAEYCNEHCSFDPPRDGIACRNRWNYMNKILGKWIGAYDAAKRQQGSGWSDNDVLAKAQELFACGKNVQFTLMEEWIALRDLPRFCSQVGGNGGSASSGSKRSHDSDACGSTTIGSIPRPMGREAAKRKNKKKSKEPVVEEKGKVWVEYKDLKAQEIARIDKLTMVQEQTNQLMKTNLYLKLSSEEDLDDRKKELLSKLAPYLQNSQLEEALILNQLGLGPNQNLEDSAPRRKYVRRDHAAANRRLIDDYFANEPTYDDSMFRRRYRMQKHVFLRIVGDLSSSDNYFTQRVDAAKKEGISPLAKCTTTMRMLAYGVAADAVDEYIKIGGTTALECLHRLCNGIIRLYEHEYLRAPTQEDLQRILQVSEQRGFPGMIGSIDCMHWEWKNCPKAWEGQFTRGDMGTTTVILEAVASHDLWIWHAFFGCPGTLNDINVLDRSPVFDDVEQGKAPTVSFIVNQRPYNMTYYLADGIYPSYPTFVKSIRLPQSEPDKLFAQVQERCRKDIERAFGVLQARFKIIREPARLWDIADLGIIMRSCIILHNMIVEDERDTFAQRWTDFEQSGEGGSSTPQPYSTEVLPAFANHVRARSELRDSNIHHELQADLVKHIWTKFANAS encoded by the exons atggatcccaacaatcaccattacaacacccagaattcttcaagctacccaatttccaaccaaaatcccaacaactatgaagatccaaatcaattttcttacccacgtcctcaaaatcccaccaattatcaagtcccacatcaattctccaaccaacgtcctcaaaatccaaactattttcaagtcccacatcaattctccaaccaacatcctcaaaatccaaactattatccagatccaaatcagTATTCGAACCAGTCATCATTTGTTCCAAACtttcatccatcttatggatctgtgagatatccatctcaaacaccccagtctagtggttatatgccaaTGGTTCGTGCAAATTTTCCTAGTGTTGATGGACcggaatttccggaattttcaacacaagtcaatcttggtgacgggtcagctgataatgaagtcaatgaagtcactcctaagagcaaaaaaACGCATGCacccgcatggaacactgcacaaaatatggtgctaattagtgggtggattaactgtggaacaagcagtgttgtggggaaaaaccagaaaggagaaacattttggagagatattgctgagtattgtaatgagcattgctcattcgatcctccgcgtgaTGGAATTGCATGTcgaaaccgttggaattatatgaacaaaatactgggtaaatggattggcgcttatgatgccGCTAAGCGTCAACaaggaagcggttggtcggataatgatgttttggcaaaagcgcaggaattattcgcatgtgggaagaatgttcaatttactttgatggaagaatggatCGCTCTCCGTGATCtaccacgtttttgtagtcaagtaggaggaaatggtggctcagcaagtagtggatctaagagatctcacgacagtgatgcatgtggctcaaccactataggatcaattcctcgtccaatgggtagggaggcagctaaaagaaagaataaaaagaaaagtaaagaacCTGTCGTTGAGGAGAAGGGGAAAGTTTGGGTTGAATACAAAGATTTGAAGGCTCAAGAGATTGCACGAATTGATAAGCTAACAATGGTGCAAGAACAAACTaaccaattgatgaaaaccaatttgtatctCAAGCTAAGTTCTGAAGAGGATCTCGATGACCGTAAGAAAGAGCTGTTGAGTAAGTTGGCCC cataccttcaaaattctcaACTTGAAGAAGCTCTTATACTCAACCAATTAGGGTTGGGTCCAAACCAAAATTTGGAAGATAGTGCACCTCGTAGAAAGTATGTCCGTAGAGATCATGCAGCAGCAAACCGAAGGCTAAttgacgactactttgccaatgagcctacatatgacgattcaatgtttcgtcgtcggtaccggatgcaaaaacacgttttccttcgaatcgttggggacctttcaagtagtgataactacttcacccagcgagttgatgcagccaagaaagaaggtatatcacccttagcaaaatgtaccacaacaatgcgaatgttagcatatggtgtggcagcagatgcagtcgatgagtacatcaaaataggagGTACTACAGCACTGGAGTGTTTACATAGATTATGTAatggaatcatacgattgtatgagcacgaGTACTTGAGAGCACCAACTCAAgaggacctgcaaagaatactacaggttagtgaacaaagggggttcccaggcatgatcgggagtattgactgcatgcactgggagtggaaaaattgtcctaaagcatgggaaggtcaatttactagaggggatatGGGAACCActacagttattcttgaagcagttgcatctcatgatctatggatctggcatgccttttttggatgtccgggaacgttgaacgacataaacgttctagatcgatcaccagtgtttgatgatgtggaacagggaaaggctccAACTGTGAGTTTCattgtgaatcaacgtccctataatatgacatactatctagctgatggtatctacccttcttatccaactttcgtcaaatcgatcagacttcctcaaagtgaaccggataagttgtttgcacaagttcaggagagatgtcggaaggacatcgaacgtgcatttggagttcttcaagctcgttttaaaatcatccgtgaaccagctcgtttgtgggacatagctgatttgggtatcattatgaggtcatgcatcatattacataatatgattgttgaggatgaacgagatacatttgctcaacgttggaccgattttgagcaatctggggaaggtggatctagtacaccgcaaccatactcgaccgaggtgttacccgcttttgcaaatcatgtgcgtgctagatccgagttgcgtgattcgaacattcatcacgaactgcaagcagatctagtgaagcacatatggacaaagtttgcaaatgcttcgtga
- the LOC130735538 gene encoding WUSCHEL-related homeobox 1-like — protein sequence MWMVGYNEGGEFNMADHSFSGKKTRPFMPMPMASPNNALTTTTSIHGNTFFSQYHHYHHHHQAILGEQQSKRDECNDGTPVVVSSRWNPTPEQLRALEDLYSGGTRTPSAEQIEHITAQLRRFGKIEGKNVFYWFQNHKARERQKRRRQMESSSSAAGDHGHQQHRDCEAPEKKNPGATRTMSEVEQTKNWAPSTNCSTHAEESVPTQRAAKAVVAAECRLGGWLQFDEEESQQRRNFLERNDTWHMMHQLTCPPPPAPVTPLIKTSPNASASTSSSIMATTTTTTVRNYLIKTHDLTFFISPQSEEHDNCVVESQTLQLFPLRSTSDGDGSSSGDINDKETEISASALNSNLTPSQFFEFLPLKN from the exons ATGTGGATGGTGGGTTACAATGAAGGTGGTGAGTTCAACATGGCTGATCATTCATTCAGTGGAAAGAAAACCAGGCCTTTCATGCCAATGCCAATGGCTTCTCCAAACAATGCTTTAACAACAACAACCAGCATTCATGGCAACACTTTCTTTTCACAATatcatcactatcatcaccatcatcaag CAATATTGGGAGAGCAGCAGAGCAAGAGAGATGAGTGCAATGATGGTACACCAGTTGTGGTGAGCTCAAGGTGGAATCCTACCCCGGAGCAGCTAAGAGCATTGGAAGACTTGTATAGTGGAGGAACAAGGACACCTTCTGCGGAGCAAATTGAGCACATCACTGCACAGCTTAGAAGGTTTGGTAAAATTGAAGGGAAGAATGTTTTCTATTGGTTTCAAAATCACAAAGCCAGAGAAAGGCAAAAGCGCCGCCGTCAAATGGAATCATCATCATCTGCTGCTGGTGATCATGGTCACCAACAACACCGCGATTGTGAGGCTCCGGAGAAGAAAAATCCAG GTGCAACTAGGACAATGTCTGAAGTGGAACAGACCAAGAACTGGGCACCCTCTACAAACTGCAGTACTCATGCAGAG GAATCTGTTCCAACACAAAGAGCAGCAAAAGCAGTGGTTGCTGCAGAGTGCAGACTTGGTGGATGGCTCcaatttgatgaagaagaatcacaACAAAGAAGAAACTTTCTGGAAAGGAATGACACATGGCACATGATGCATCAGTTAACTTGTCCTCCTCCACCTGCACCTGTCACACCCCTCATAAAAACCTCTCCTAATGCCTCTGCATCCACTTCTAGTAGTATCATGGCAACTACTACAACTACCACAGTAAGAAATTACCTCATTAAAACCCATGATCTCACCTTTTTCATTTCACCTCAGAGTGAAGAACATGATAACTGCGTTGTGGAGTCTCAAACCCTTCAACTTTTCCCCTTGAGGAGTACTAGTGATGGTGATGGCAGCAGCAGTGGAGACATTAACGATAAAGAGACAGAGATATCAGCTTCAGCATTGAATTCCAACCTGACCCCAAGTCAATTTTTTGAGTTCCTTCCATTGAAGAATTGA
- the LOC130738795 gene encoding multifunctional methyltransferase subunit TRM112 homolog A-like, which translates to MRLLTHNMLSSNIKGVVNGFPLRIEAVKVVEKTVEMNGDFLKKMFDKIDWKAFVVASQAMGYTELPEEADSSMLDSNEFLNRFHHALLELHLEEGALVCPETGRRFPVSKGIPNMLLHEDEV; encoded by the coding sequence ATGAGACTACTAACACACAACATGCTATCATCAAACATAAAGGGCGTGGTGAATGGATTCCCACTGCGCATCGAAGCAGTGAAAGTGGTGGAAAAGACGGTGGAAATGAATGGTGACTTCCTGAAAAAAATGTTTGATAAGATTGATTGGAAGGCTTTTGTGGTTGCATCACAGGCCATGGGATACACTGAGCTACCTGAGGAGGCTGACTCTTCTATGCTAGATTCAAATGAATTCCTGAACAGGTTTCACCATGCCCTCTTGGAACTCCACCTTGAAGAAGGCGCTCTTGTTTGCCCAGAGACCGGACGACGCTTCCCTGTCAGTAAGGGCATTCCGAACATGCTTCTTCACGAGGACGAGGTCTGA
- the LOC130738796 gene encoding probable calcium-binding protein CML27, whose product MATPQPVPVESDPTPPFPAKTDPELPPTASPYLQNTAELERVFNRFDANSDGKISVDELDSVLRTLGSGVPPEELQQVMEDLDTDRDGFISLPEFAAFCRSDAPDGGTAELRDAFDLYDRDGNGLISEAELHLALNRLGMKCSVEECRDMIKSVDSDGDGSVNFDEFKQMMTSQNRSVNGSGPEQL is encoded by the coding sequence ATGGCAACTCCCCAACCCGTTCCCGTAGAATCCGACCCGACTCCACCGTTCCCCGCAAAAACCGACCCGGAACTTCCTCCCACCGCCTCACCCTACCTCCAAAACACGGCCGAACTCGAGAGAGTCTTCAACCGCTTCGACGCCAACAGCGACGGTAAGATCTCCGTCGACGAGCTCGACAGCGTCCTCCGCACGCTCGGATCCGGCGTGCCACCGGAGGAGCTTCAGCAGGTCATGGAAGACCTCGACACCGACCGCGACGGCTTCATCAGCCTCCCGGAGTTCGCTGCCTTCTGCCGCTCCGACGCGCCGGACGGAGGAACCGCCGAGCTCCGTGACGCGTTCGATCTGTATGACCGTGACGGGAACGGCCTCATCTCCGAGGCGGAGCTTCATCTGGCCTTGAATCGCCTCGGGATGAAGTGCTCCGTTGAGGAATGCCGTGATATGATCAAGTCTGTTGATTCTGATGGCGATGGGAGTGTCAACTTCGATGAGTTCAAGCAGATGATGACTTCTCAGAATCGTAGCGTCAATGGCTCCGGACCGGAGCAACTGTGA